A genomic region of Arachis hypogaea cultivar Tifrunner chromosome 5, arahy.Tifrunner.gnm2.J5K5, whole genome shotgun sequence contains the following coding sequences:
- the LOC112801567 gene encoding NAC domain-containing protein 2 isoform X2 — protein sequence MEGSRRSSNSELPPGFRFHPTDEELIVHYLCNQATSKPCPASVIPEVDIYKFDPWELPDKTSFGENEWYFFSPRDRKYPNGVRPNRATVSGYWKATGTDKAIYSGSKHVGVKKALVFYKGRPPKGIKTDWIMHEYRLVGSRRQPTKQIGSMRDLQEEEHSKINVGA from the exons ATGGAGGGTAGTAGAAGAAGCTCAAATTCTGAACTCCCGCCTGGGTTTCGGTTTCACCCAACTGATGAAGAACTAATCGTTCACTACCTTTGTAACCAAGCCACTTCAAAGCCTTGCCCTGCTTCCGTCATCCCTGAAGTTGATATCTATAAGTTTGATCCATGGGAATTACCCG ATAAAACAAGCTTTGGAGAGAACGAATGGTACTTCTTTAGCCCAAGGGATAGGAAGTACCCAAATGGGGTGAGGCCTAATAGGGCAACGGTTTCAGGGTATTGGAAGGCCACTGGTACGGACAAAGCAATCTATAGTGGGTCTAAGCATGTTGGGGTCAAGAAAGCTTTGGTCTTTTACAAGGGTAGGCCCCCAAAGGGTATCAAGACTGATTGGATCATGCATGAGTATAGATTGGTTGGATCAAGAAGGCAACCCACTAAACAAATTGGATCCATGAGG GATCTACAAGAAGAGGAGCATAGCAAAATCAATGTTGGAGCCTAA
- the LOC112801567 gene encoding NAC domain-containing protein 2 isoform X1: MEGSRRSSNSELPPGFRFHPTDEELIVHYLCNQATSKPCPASVIPEVDIYKFDPWELPDKTSFGENEWYFFSPRDRKYPNGVRPNRATVSGYWKATGTDKAIYSGSKHVGVKKALVFYKGRPPKGIKTDWIMHEYRLVGSRRQPTKQIGSMRLDDWVLCRIYKKRSIAKSMLEPKEEFPTMPQINHHLTSSSNDGNDNNDDEQEMMMKFPRTCSLTHLLEMDYLGPISQILSDGSYNSTFDFQLNSANVGNMIMDPFVKQPQILEIPNKNNPNNPYYDVDSGKNNLVKQNSTINPTIFVNQFFDHSGS, from the exons ATGGAGGGTAGTAGAAGAAGCTCAAATTCTGAACTCCCGCCTGGGTTTCGGTTTCACCCAACTGATGAAGAACTAATCGTTCACTACCTTTGTAACCAAGCCACTTCAAAGCCTTGCCCTGCTTCCGTCATCCCTGAAGTTGATATCTATAAGTTTGATCCATGGGAATTACCCG ATAAAACAAGCTTTGGAGAGAACGAATGGTACTTCTTTAGCCCAAGGGATAGGAAGTACCCAAATGGGGTGAGGCCTAATAGGGCAACGGTTTCAGGGTATTGGAAGGCCACTGGTACGGACAAAGCAATCTATAGTGGGTCTAAGCATGTTGGGGTCAAGAAAGCTTTGGTCTTTTACAAGGGTAGGCCCCCAAAGGGTATCAAGACTGATTGGATCATGCATGAGTATAGATTGGTTGGATCAAGAAGGCAACCCACTAAACAAATTGGATCCATGAGG CTAGATGACTGGGTGTTATGCAGGATCTACAAGAAGAGGAGCATAGCAAAATCAATGTTGGAGCCTAAAGAGGAATTCCCAACAATGCCCCAAATCAATCATCATCTAACATCATCATCAAATGATGggaatgataataatgatgatgagcaAGAAATGATGATGAAATTCCCAAGGACATGTTCCCTTACACATCTCTTGGAAATGGACTACTTGGGCCCAATATCACAAATACTCTCTGATGGATCATATAACTCAACCTTTGATTTTCAACTAAACAGTGCCAATGTTGGCAACATGATTATGGACCCTTTTGTGAAACAACCTCAGATCCTTGAAATCCCTAACAAAAATAATCCTAACAATCCTTATTATGATGTGGATTCAGGGAAGAACAACCTAGTGAAACAGAATAGCACCATAAACCCTACTATATTTGTGAACCAATTCTTTGATCATAGTGGTAGTTAA